One genomic window of Parcubacteria group bacterium includes the following:
- a CDS encoding type II toxin-antitoxin system HicB family antitoxin, translating into MDKPRIKLKTEFFEEDGNIVGLAPQINVSSFGDTLPDARRSLQEAIDLWIEGCMEMGTLEQVLEEDGFERLSDGTWAHRLSLAQEDMTIAIPEKSFA; encoded by the coding sequence ATGGACAAGCCACGCATCAAGCTTAAAACCGAGTTTTTTGAGGAAGATGGCAACATTGTGGGCCTTGCTCCGCAGATTAATGTGAGCAGTTTTGGGGATACCCTGCCTGATGCGCGCCGCTCTCTGCAGGAGGCCATTGATCTCTGGATTGAGGGATGCATGGAGATGGGGACATTGGAGCAGGTCTTGGAGGAAGATGGTTTTGAGCGTTTAAGCGACGGAACGTGGGCGCATCGGTTGAGCCTTGCGCAGGAGGACATGACAATCGCCATTCCCGAGAAGTCGTTTGCATAG
- a CDS encoding MBL fold metallo-hydrolase: protein MTIKRFRHIIGLTAAAASVSLVLAVILFAQTHARSQETEVIFLDIGQGDSVLIKTRYSQNILIDGGRDNRVLDRLGRNLAFFDRTLDMVIATHPDSDHIAGLVPVLERYDVALVLDPGVH from the coding sequence ATGACCATCAAGCGGTTCAGGCACATCATTGGCCTTACGGCGGCGGCTGCGTCAGTTTCGCTTGTGCTGGCCGTCATCCTGTTCGCCCAGACGCACGCGCGCTCGCAGGAGACCGAGGTCATTTTTCTTGATATTGGCCAGGGGGACAGCGTGCTCATTAAAACGCGCTACAGCCAGAACATCCTCATAGACGGGGGACGGGACAACCGCGTGCTGGACCGGCTCGGCCGCAATCTGGCGTTTTTTGACCGGACTTTGGATATGGTGATTGCAACGCACCCTGACTCGGACCACATCGCGGGATTGGTTCCGGTTTTGGAGCGGTATGATGTTGCGCTTGTGCTTGATCCCGGGGTACATTGA
- a CDS encoding ComEC/Rec2 family competence protein: MRLSQSKIFLVCLLAFVAGVGVASFASIAFVYAYGTLLVTAVLVVIFWSKRQYRIMALWGIFFVLGAIRFSLAQPQVSDPWHIAYYNGQDVVIQGVVGQEPDVRLDHQKLTLRARRVGQSDVKGRLLIKTELYPEYEYGDLVEVKCQIEAPEQIEDFAYDKYLARYDIYSVCWRGTITKVESGQGNLAMAGILFVKTRFMDSINSIISEPHAAFLSGLLVGARRGIPEYLLEAFARTGTTHIIAISGSNITIIAAVIIGFMQFLGVSRKRAFWWISGAIAIFVIMTGATASVVRAGIMGIFVLLARQLGRPSRATNALVFTAFLMLLVNPKILIFDAGFQLSFLATVGLVYINPILQKHAERMPELFGVKEALVTTISAMVTTTPLILYQFGRLSIVAPLANILIIPGLARVALAGVHDARCRGLVITAICGV, encoded by the coding sequence ATGCGGCTGTCGCAGTCAAAAATATTTTTGGTGTGCTTGCTTGCGTTTGTTGCGGGCGTGGGTGTTGCGTCATTCGCCAGTATCGCATTTGTGTACGCGTATGGCACTCTGCTGGTGACGGCGGTGCTCGTGGTCATCTTCTGGTCAAAACGTCAATATAGAATAATGGCCCTATGGGGGATCTTTTTTGTTTTGGGCGCAATCCGGTTTAGCCTTGCCCAGCCACAGGTGAGCGACCCTTGGCACATCGCATACTACAACGGGCAGGATGTCGTCATCCAGGGAGTGGTTGGGCAAGAGCCGGATGTGCGCTTAGACCACCAGAAACTCACCTTACGCGCGCGTCGTGTTGGTCAATCGGACGTCAAGGGCAGGCTCCTCATCAAAACCGAACTGTATCCGGAATATGAGTACGGAGATTTAGTTGAAGTCAAATGTCAAATAGAAGCACCGGAGCAGATTGAAGATTTCGCGTATGACAAATACTTGGCGCGGTACGACATTTACAGCGTGTGCTGGAGAGGTACTATCACCAAAGTTGAATCAGGACAGGGCAACTTGGCAATGGCAGGCATCTTGTTCGTCAAAACGCGTTTCATGGACTCAATCAATTCCATCATCAGCGAGCCGCATGCGGCGTTCCTTTCCGGGCTTTTGGTGGGCGCTCGGCGCGGGATTCCGGAGTATCTCCTGGAAGCGTTTGCCCGGACCGGCACCACACACATCATTGCGATTTCCGGCTCCAACATCACCATCATTGCCGCGGTCATCATCGGATTCATGCAGTTTTTGGGAGTTTCGCGCAAACGCGCGTTCTGGTGGATTAGCGGGGCAATCGCCATTTTCGTCATTATGACCGGGGCCACCGCATCCGTGGTCAGGGCCGGCATCATGGGCATATTCGTCTTGCTCGCGCGCCAGCTCGGCCGGCCGTCCCGGGCCACGAACGCGCTCGTGTTCACCGCATTCCTCATGCTCCTCGTCAATCCCAAAATCCTCATATTTGATGCGGGGTTCCAATTGTCATTCCTTGCAACAGTCGGGCTCGTGTACATCAACCCCATCCTTCAGAAGCATGCGGAGCGCATGCCGGAATTATTCGGAGTAAAAGAGGCTCTGGTCACGACCATCTCTGCTATGGTTACCACCACGCCGCTCATCTTGTACCAGTTCGGCAGGCTTTCAATCGTGGCGCCTTTGGCGAACATACTCATCATTCCGGGCCTGGCCCGCGTGGCTCTTGCTGGAGTACATGATGCGCGTTGCAGAGGGCTTGTCATCACTGCGATTTGCGGCGTTTGA
- the prfB gene encoding peptide chain release factor 2 yields the protein MCTRPLHNYTSSRKKFPKQRGCFDLAKKRVRISELESAVQDPGLWQNRERGRELSTQLAALEGEVGQWEGLAADVAATLELTRELERERDSELEAEVAKKAKELLAQFKKLELGAFLTGIFDERGAIVSISAGAGGTDAQDWAEMLLRMLIRFCERRGFKVAIVDQQGGQEAGIKSATFEVAGRYAYGWLKGEAGVHRLVRISPFDAEAMRHTSFALIDIIPDLGDLSDIEIKDEDIRVDVFRASGHGGQSVNTTDSAVRVVHIPTGITVSVQNERSQQQNKATAFKILKSRLSLRQSQEREREERKIRGSVKSAEWGSQIRSYVLHPYKLVKDHRTGLETSGVDAVLSGELDEFAESYVRWLATEKR from the coding sequence ATATGCACGAGACCATTACACAATTACACGAGCTCTCGGAAAAAGTTTCCGAAACAGCGGGGTTGCTTTGACCTTGCCAAAAAGCGCGTCCGCATTTCAGAGTTAGAGAGCGCCGTGCAGGATCCTGGGCTGTGGCAGAATCGGGAGCGCGGCCGCGAGCTTTCCACGCAGCTTGCGGCGCTTGAAGGCGAAGTAGGGCAGTGGGAGGGCCTCGCGGCAGACGTTGCCGCAACGCTTGAGCTTACCCGGGAGCTGGAACGCGAGCGCGACAGCGAGCTGGAAGCCGAGGTTGCGAAAAAAGCAAAGGAGCTTCTCGCCCAATTCAAAAAATTGGAGCTGGGCGCGTTTTTGACGGGTATATTTGATGAGCGCGGAGCCATTGTTTCTATAAGCGCGGGAGCAGGGGGAACCGATGCCCAGGACTGGGCCGAGATGCTTTTGCGCATGCTGATCCGGTTCTGCGAGCGCCGCGGTTTTAAGGTGGCCATCGTGGACCAGCAAGGGGGCCAGGAAGCGGGCATAAAGAGCGCGACTTTTGAGGTTGCGGGCAGATACGCGTACGGGTGGCTGAAGGGCGAAGCAGGCGTGCACCGCTTGGTGCGCATCAGCCCGTTTGACGCGGAGGCCATGCGGCACACGTCATTTGCGCTGATTGACATCATTCCGGATTTGGGTGATTTGTCGGATATAGAAATCAAGGACGAAGACATCCGGGTGGACGTGTTCCGCGCGTCCGGCCATGGCGGGCAAAGCGTGAATACCACGGACTCGGCCGTCAGAGTCGTGCACATTCCGACCGGCATCACGGTTTCGGTTCAGAACGAGCGGAGCCAGCAGCAGAACAAGGCAACCGCGTTTAAGATTTTGAAATCCAGGCTCTCTTTGCGGCAGTCCCAGGAGCGGGAGAGAGAGGAGCGGAAAATCCGCGGTTCGGTCAAATCCGCGGAGTGGGGTTCGCAGATTAGGTCATACGTCCTGCATCCGTACAAGCTTGTGAAAGACCATAGGACCGGATTGGAGACGAGCGGCGTGGATGCGGTGCTCTCGGGTGAGCTTGACGAGTTTGCGGAAAGTTATGTAAGATGGCTGGCTACCGAGAAGAGGTAA
- the lexA gene encoding transcriptional repressor LexA, whose protein sequence is MPALTKKQKQIYDYLKKYIERKGYSPTFEEIRGHFGYSALSGVQEHINNLVKKGVISKNRYNARGIEIQKKGELVSVSLRGTIAAGAPIEALEKYETITIPKNLLSKSGEHFALRIRGNSMLQEGIFDGDTVIIRKQNTAENGETVVALINDNEATLKKIYRVSGGFKLQPANPEIPALMVKQLVVQGKVVSVMRSYEVRHALSERINLFVFTDELSRLIAKTQKEIKNEFKPNDEFEIWQKTETKPDQDKFSLETAYTFLNELLLLWVCKDKELIDFEVIENNLQLTELKQAAQKIYSHIFTKNIFDWYNPSAFLLREITNSFNRYDFSRIDRDILGKLYEQFITREERKRLGQFYTPEPVIDYILDQIGYTADIEDKKIIDPACGSGGFVTRATKRLIDALKEKNDTTTIVEKVIDNVYGLDVNPFACYLAETNILIQLLDLIVEIKKENPNYKIPKIKIFQTNTMETPALLSNEKQEIKDIKNKCGKFENGFDFVVGNPPYLEAKKMDKKTKQLCAETCPGTAKGAFDLFVCFIDKGLRLLKDNGKFGYIFPNKFLIANYAKNMREELLNNYSIKEIIDISECEVFENVSVYPVILIVENKKPINNVIITAEKIASTKELEDKNFVTSPIKQNAYKRDDLIFFILPSDKKQNSLLAKLLSDQYKTLDNHLTIKWTISFHASGLREKFLFPEKPNSKNAKKLIGGKSFAGNNDINRYQLQWGGWWIDYNEELAKKHKNQLPPKSLFEQEKLIICQNSLRLRAAYDDKKFYCKDTFFVARLNDNARSDFDLKFFLALLNSKLLHYYYANIYKGTHVAGGYLHYLIGYLQSLPIAEPTKKQQSDIVALVEKILKSKNKAEFSKTDRHIDQSVYELYKLTSNEIKIVESFV, encoded by the coding sequence ATGCCCGCGCTCACCAAAAAACAAAAACAAATCTACGACTACCTAAAAAAATACATAGAAAGAAAGGGGTACTCCCCCACCTTTGAAGAAATCAGAGGTCATTTTGGGTATTCCGCGCTTTCTGGCGTGCAGGAACACATTAACAACCTAGTCAAAAAAGGAGTGATCTCAAAAAACAGGTATAATGCGCGCGGAATAGAAATACAAAAAAAGGGCGAATTAGTCTCAGTGTCGTTAAGGGGCACAATCGCGGCAGGAGCGCCAATTGAAGCCCTGGAAAAATACGAGACGATAACCATCCCTAAAAATCTTTTATCCAAATCAGGAGAGCATTTCGCCCTGAGAATAAGAGGCAATAGTATGCTGCAAGAGGGTATTTTTGACGGTGATACCGTTATAATCCGAAAACAGAATACCGCCGAAAATGGAGAAACGGTCGTTGCGCTTATAAACGACAACGAAGCAACCCTCAAAAAGATATACCGAGTATCGGGCGGCTTTAAACTGCAGCCTGCAAATCCGGAAATACCGGCCCTTATGGTGAAACAGCTCGTGGTGCAAGGCAAAGTGGTGTCGGTCATGCGAAGCTATGAAGTGCGGCACGCACTCAGCGAAAGGATCAATCTGTTTGTTTTTACAGATGAACTAAGCCGACTTATCGCAAAAACGCAAAAAGAAATAAAAAATGAATTCAAACCGAATGACGAATTTGAGATTTGGCAAAAAACCGAAACAAAACCGGATCAAGATAAATTCAGTCTTGAAACAGCATACACGTTTCTCAATGAGCTGCTTCTGCTCTGGGTATGTAAAGACAAAGAACTCATTGATTTTGAAGTTATAGAAAACAACCTGCAACTGACTGAATTAAAACAGGCCGCCCAAAAAATTTACTCTCACATTTTTACAAAAAACATTTTTGACTGGTACAACCCCAGCGCTTTTTTGCTTCGAGAAATAACCAACTCGTTCAATAGATACGACTTCTCGCGCATAGACAGGGATATACTCGGGAAGCTCTACGAGCAATTCATAACTCGCGAAGAAAGAAAACGGCTCGGACAATTCTATACTCCCGAACCAGTGATTGATTACATACTGGACCAAATCGGCTACACCGCCGATATTGAGGATAAAAAAATAATTGACCCGGCGTGCGGATCCGGAGGTTTCGTAACTCGCGCGACAAAAAGATTAATAGACGCGTTAAAAGAAAAAAACGATACAACAACAATCGTTGAGAAAGTCATTGACAATGTTTACGGGCTGGATGTTAATCCTTTTGCGTGTTATCTGGCTGAAACAAACATACTGATACAGTTGTTGGATCTGATTGTTGAAATAAAAAAAGAAAACCCAAACTACAAAATACCAAAAATAAAAATATTTCAGACGAACACGATGGAAACGCCAGCGCTATTGAGCAACGAGAAGCAGGAAATAAAAGACATAAAAAATAAATGCGGAAAATTTGAAAACGGCTTTGATTTTGTAGTCGGCAATCCGCCTTATCTGGAAGCTAAAAAAATGGACAAAAAAACAAAGCAGCTGTGCGCGGAGACGTGCCCAGGTACGGCAAAGGGCGCTTTTGACTTATTCGTATGTTTTATTGATAAGGGCTTGCGTCTGCTGAAAGATAATGGAAAATTTGGCTATATCTTTCCGAACAAATTTCTCATAGCCAACTACGCGAAAAACATGCGGGAAGAATTACTAAATAATTATTCCATAAAAGAGATTATTGACATTTCCGAGTGTGAAGTTTTTGAAAACGTATCCGTATATCCTGTCATCTTAATTGTTGAAAATAAAAAACCGATCAATAACGTAATCATAACCGCGGAAAAAATCGCCAGCACCAAAGAGCTGGAAGACAAAAATTTCGTTACCAGCCCAATAAAGCAAAACGCATACAAAAGAGACGACCTAATATTTTTTATACTCCCAAGCGACAAAAAACAAAATTCACTGCTTGCCAAACTGCTTAGCGACCAGTATAAAACATTAGACAACCACCTCACTATAAAATGGACCATTTCATTTCACGCTTCCGGTCTGCGGGAAAAATTCTTATTCCCCGAAAAACCAAATTCAAAAAATGCTAAAAAACTGATCGGGGGAAAGTCTTTTGCGGGCAACAATGATATCAACAGATACCAGTTGCAGTGGGGCGGCTGGTGGATAGATTATAACGAGGAACTTGCCAAGAAGCATAAAAATCAACTGCCCCCAAAGAGCCTATTTGAACAGGAGAAGTTAATCATATGCCAAAATTCTCTGAGATTGCGGGCTGCGTATGACGACAAAAAATTTTACTGCAAAGACACATTCTTTGTTGCCCGATTGAACGACAATGCACGCAGTGATTTTGACTTAAAATTCTTCCTGGCATTACTAAACTCAAAGCTTCTCCACTACTACTACGCCAATATCTATAAAGGCACGCACGTTGCCGGCGGGTATCTGCATTATCTTATTGGATATCTGCAGAGCTTGCCTATTGCCGAACCAACAAAAAAACAACAATCTGATATTGTCGCTCTGGTTGAAAAAATATTAAAATCCAAAAACAAAGCGGAGTTCAGTAAAACTGACAGGCACATCGACCAATCGGTTTATGAACTTTACAAGCTTACATCCAACGAAATTAAGATAGTGGAATCTTTCGTGTAG
- a CDS encoding trypsin-like peptidase domain-containing protein produces the protein MMGKLPPSIKRLFVVGIALSALAGGLAGAVLGVVASGLAGQNVWPFVAQSLGIGSDAGGSAAGTLGQKPQVVVEDSATVEVVANATRSVVSIVVTQDLSKLYNQTGPLFPFDDPFFFPFGAPRPPQGQQEIGGGTGFIVTTDGLIVTNRHVVDQAGAEYTVIMNGGERWTAEVLARDTLNDIAILKIQADNLPVLDVGDSDAVRIGQSVIAIGNSLGEFSNTVTKGVVSGINRRVVAGDSSGSSEVIDGAIQTDAAINPGNSGGPLLDLFGKVIGVNTAVSREGQLIGFAIPINEAKSAIESVREFGRIVRPFLGVRYILISPEFAEANQITGVDHGALIVRGDARSELAVIPGSPADKAGLVENDIILAVDGEAVTQDAGLAKLLARAKPGDTVSLTVYRTGEEREVSVVLAEQE, from the coding sequence ATGATGGGAAAACTTCCGCCTTCAATTAAGCGCCTGTTCGTGGTTGGCATTGCCCTTTCTGCGCTCGCGGGCGGGCTCGCGGGAGCGGTGCTCGGCGTGGTGGCATCCGGGCTCGCGGGCCAGAACGTGTGGCCGTTTGTGGCGCAGTCGCTCGGCATTGGATCAGACGCCGGCGGGAGTGCCGCGGGTACACTCGGGCAAAAGCCGCAGGTGGTGGTGGAGGATTCTGCGACCGTTGAGGTGGTTGCCAACGCCACGCGGTCCGTGGTGAGTATTGTGGTGACGCAAGACCTTTCCAAATTATACAACCAGACCGGGCCGCTCTTCCCTTTTGATGACCCGTTCTTTTTTCCGTTTGGCGCGCCGCGCCCTCCGCAGGGACAGCAGGAGATAGGGGGTGGAACCGGCTTTATCGTGACCACGGACGGCCTCATCGTCACCAACCGGCACGTGGTGGACCAAGCCGGCGCGGAATACACGGTGATTATGAATGGCGGCGAGCGCTGGACCGCAGAGGTGCTCGCGCGCGACACCCTGAATGATATTGCGATCCTCAAGATCCAGGCTGATAACCTCCCGGTCCTTGATGTGGGAGATTCGGATGCCGTGCGGATCGGGCAGTCCGTGATTGCCATCGGCAACTCTCTGGGCGAGTTCTCCAACACCGTCACCAAGGGCGTGGTGTCGGGCATCAACCGCAGGGTGGTTGCCGGAGATTCATCCGGCAGTTCAGAGGTGATTGACGGAGCCATCCAGACTGACGCGGCCATCAACCCGGGCAACTCGGGCGGGCCGCTCTTGGACCTGTTCGGAAAAGTGATCGGCGTCAACACCGCGGTCTCGCGCGAAGGCCAGCTCATCGGGTTTGCGATTCCCATCAATGAGGCCAAGAGCGCCATTGAGAGCGTGCGCGAATTTGGCCGCATCGTGCGGCCGTTCCTCGGGGTGCGGTACATTCTCATCTCGCCCGAGTTTGCGGAGGCGAACCAGATAACGGGCGTTGACCACGGCGCGCTCATTGTACGCGGGGACGCGCGAAGCGAGCTTGCGGTGATTCCTGGCTCTCCGGCCGACAAAGCGGGCTTGGTTGAGAATGACATCATCCTTGCGGTTGACGGAGAGGCCGTGACCCAGGATGCGGGCCTCGCCAAGCTGCTTGCCCGCGCGAAGCCCGGAGACACGGTGTCCCTGACCGTGTACCGCACGGGAGAAGAAAGAGAGGTGAGTGTTGTTCTCGCCGAGCAGGAGTAA
- the nrdR gene encoding transcriptional repressor NrdR — MKCPSCDHEETRVLDSRLSEQDNTVRRRRECGQCGFRFSTREETEILNLSVIKRDGRVEAYSRDKLAAGLARALEKRPVASQEFRTLVAAIERDIYVLNRSEIKASQIGDIAMRRLKRLDKVAYIRFASVYREFRDVHTFYDEINKLVGKARIHKTKKSPSHARRKNKSRN, encoded by the coding sequence ATGAAATGCCCTTCGTGCGACCACGAGGAAACGCGCGTATTGGATTCCAGGCTTTCCGAGCAGGATAATACCGTCCGCAGGCGGCGCGAGTGCGGGCAGTGCGGATTCAGGTTTTCCACCCGCGAAGAAACGGAGATATTGAACCTTTCGGTGATCAAGCGGGACGGCAGGGTGGAAGCGTACTCGCGCGACAAGCTCGCCGCGGGCCTTGCCCGCGCCCTTGAGAAGCGGCCCGTGGCAAGCCAGGAGTTCAGGACCCTGGTTGCCGCGATTGAGCGCGACATCTACGTGCTCAATCGGAGCGAGATCAAGGCGTCCCAGATTGGGGACATTGCCATGCGGCGCTTGAAGCGGCTTGACAAAGTTGCATACATCCGTTTCGCGTCTGTGTACCGCGAGTTCAGGGACGTGCACACGTTTTACGATGAAATTAACAAGCTTGTCGGCAAGGCCCGGATTCATAAAACCAAAAAATCACCATCCCATGCCAGACGAAAAAATAAATCCAGGAACTAA
- the ftsZ gene encoding cell division protein FtsZ produces the protein MEIKPEIETFAKIKVIGVGGGGSSAVNRMIEERIRGVEFIAVNTDAQALHHNKAQTKLHIGQTVTRGLGAGMNPDLGRKSAEETQDEIKDILKDTDMVFITCGLGGGTGTGAAPVVADIARDLGALTVAIVTKPFMFEGQQRRSIAEAGLEELVAKVDTIITIPNDRLLAVIDKKTSLIDAFRVVDDVLRQGVQGISELITVPGLINVDFADVKAIMSGSGSALMGIGRGSGENRAIDAAKAAIDSPLLEMSIDGARGILFTVTGSSDLGMYEINEAAKIITGAADEDAKVIFGAVINDDLKDEVKITVVATGFEGAGRASVRAQSALAHENYADRAQVERVEELDRKRAVFFEREREPIGDAGGAGGRPGVGARDSLEDDQEELEIPAFIRKKMH, from the coding sequence ATGGAGATCAAACCAGAAATTGAAACCTTCGCAAAAATCAAAGTGATTGGCGTGGGGGGAGGAGGGAGTTCTGCCGTGAACCGGATGATTGAGGAGCGCATCCGCGGGGTTGAGTTTATTGCCGTGAACACGGACGCGCAGGCCTTGCACCACAACAAGGCGCAGACCAAGCTGCACATCGGCCAAACCGTGACGCGGGGCCTTGGGGCGGGCATGAATCCGGATCTCGGCCGCAAGAGCGCGGAAGAGACGCAGGACGAAATCAAGGACATCCTCAAAGACACGGACATGGTATTCATCACGTGCGGGCTCGGCGGAGGCACGGGCACGGGCGCCGCACCCGTGGTCGCGGACATTGCCCGGGACCTGGGCGCGCTTACGGTCGCCATCGTCACCAAGCCCTTTATGTTTGAGGGGCAGCAGCGCCGCTCAATCGCGGAAGCGGGCCTGGAAGAGCTGGTTGCAAAAGTGGATACCATCATCACCATCCCGAACGACCGCCTGCTCGCGGTGATTGACAAGAAGACGTCTTTAATAGATGCGTTCAGGGTGGTTGATGACGTGCTCCGGCAGGGCGTGCAGGGCATTTCCGAGCTCATCACCGTGCCGGGCTTGATTAACGTTGACTTTGCGGACGTCAAAGCAATCATGAGCGGGTCAGGCTCCGCGCTGATGGGCATTGGCCGGGGATCGGGCGAGAACCGCGCCATTGACGCGGCAAAGGCGGCCATTGACAGCCCGCTTTTGGAAATGTCCATAGACGGCGCGCGCGGCATCCTGTTTACAGTCACCGGCTCTTCGGACTTGGGCATGTATGAGATCAACGAGGCCGCGAAGATTATCACCGGCGCCGCGGACGAAGATGCCAAGGTCATCTTTGGAGCGGTCATCAACGACGACTTGAAAGATGAGGTTAAAATTACCGTGGTGGCAACCGGATTTGAGGGAGCGGGCCGCGCGAGCGTGAGAGCGCAGAGCGCGCTCGCGCATGAGAACTATGCCGACCGCGCGCAGGTTGAACGGGTGGAAGAGCTGGACCGAAAGCGCGCTGTCTTTTTTGAGCGGGAGCGCGAGCCGATCGGGGATGCAGGAGGCGCGGGAGGCCGGCCGGGAGTTGGCGCGCGCGATTCTCTTGAAGATGACCAGGAGGAGCTTGAGATTCCGGCGTTCATTCGCAAGAAGATGCACTAA
- the ftsA gene encoding cell division protein FtsA translates to MAHAEFITGVDIGTSTIRIAVGELAPESDQLSIIGLAEGDSRGVARGTIRSIEEVVASITAVKARAEKMVGTSLGSAVAAISGSHITAQESKGVIAVARPDGEIREDDVERVLEAAQAVSVPPNYEIIHVLPRSFSIDNQTEIRDPIGMNGVRLEVEAQIIEGQTSHIKNLTKAVALSGFAIDDLVLSSLASSEAVLSERQKDLGAALVNIGAATTSVLVFEEGDIKLVRVLPVGASHITNDIAIGLRTNIDTAEAIKIQYGGTLSAVGGSADHVQISELDEREEGAFSRKYLAEIIEARVEEMFGMVDKELRSIGRSGKLPAGVILSGGGAQLPGLVEAAKRVFRLPAAVGVPTGVRSAIDKLSNPAYTTAVGLVLWGYANQEASVWSRGRTGMKGWTGFSAITEQMRSIIKIFKS, encoded by the coding sequence ATGGCCCATGCAGAATTCATTACCGGCGTTGATATCGGGACGAGCACGATTCGGATTGCCGTGGGCGAACTCGCTCCCGAGTCCGACCAGCTCTCCATTATCGGCCTTGCGGAAGGCGACTCGCGTGGCGTGGCCCGCGGGACCATTCGCAGCATAGAAGAGGTTGTCGCTTCCATTACCGCGGTCAAAGCCCGTGCGGAAAAGATGGTGGGTACCTCGCTCGGGAGCGCGGTTGCCGCGATTTCCGGAAGCCACATCACAGCCCAGGAGTCCAAGGGCGTGATTGCGGTTGCGCGGCCAGACGGCGAGATCAGGGAAGATGACGTGGAGCGCGTGCTGGAAGCGGCGCAGGCCGTCTCCGTGCCGCCGAATTATGAAATCATCCACGTGCTGCCCCGGTCTTTCAGCATTGACAACCAGACCGAGATCCGCGACCCCATTGGCATGAACGGCGTGCGGCTGGAGGTGGAGGCGCAGATTATTGAGGGGCAGACGAGCCACATAAAAAATCTCACCAAGGCAGTGGCGCTCTCGGGTTTCGCCATTGACGATCTGGTGCTCTCGTCCCTTGCTTCCTCGGAAGCCGTGCTCTCGGAGCGGCAGAAAGACCTGGGTGCGGCGCTGGTGAACATCGGAGCAGCCACCACCAGCGTCCTCGTGTTTGAGGAGGGGGACATTAAGCTTGTCCGCGTGCTGCCGGTGGGCGCTTCGCACATCACGAACGACATTGCCATTGGGTTGCGGACCAACATTGATACCGCGGAAGCGATCAAAATCCAGTATGGCGGAACGCTCTCGGCTGTGGGGGGCAGCGCGGACCACGTGCAGATCTCGGAATTGGACGAACGCGAAGAAGGGGCGTTTTCGCGGAAGTACCTTGCCGAGATTATAGAGGCGCGCGTGGAAGAGATGTTCGGCATGGTGGACAAGGAACTCCGCTCAATCGGGCGTTCCGGCAAGCTGCCCGCGGGCGTGATCCTGTCGGGCGGCGGCGCGCAGCTGCCGGGATTGGTTGAGGCCGCAAAGCGCGTGTTCCGGCTTCCGGCCGCAGTGGGCGTGCCCACGGGCGTGCGGTCCGCCATTGACAAACTCTCAAACCCCGCGTATACCACTGCCGTGGGATTGGTGCTGTGGGGATACGCGAACCAAGAGGCGAGTGTGTGGTCGCGCGGCCGCACGGGCATGAAGGGGTGGACTGGCTTTTCCGCCATTACGGAGCAGATGCGGTCCATCATTAAAATTTTTAAATCATAG
- the ybeY gene encoding rRNA maturation RNase YbeY → MELVFTNQVPRTARIPRAALLRAARRAQTLFGRELGNRTVGVVFVSRAASKKLNRAYRGKNKPTNVLSFPARAPGELGDIIIAPEIARAESREQDSGFSAYVAFLFAHGLLHLLGHTHESERAERIMEHSTAQILNTK, encoded by the coding sequence ATGGAACTCGTGTTCACTAATCAGGTTCCGCGCACTGCCCGGATTCCCCGGGCAGCGCTTTTGCGCGCAGCCCGGAGGGCGCAAACATTGTTCGGCCGCGAGCTTGGGAACCGTACTGTCGGCGTTGTGTTCGTAAGCCGCGCTGCGTCCAAAAAATTGAACCGCGCGTACCGCGGGAAGAACAAGCCAACCAACGTGCTCTCGTTTCCAGCCCGAGCGCCGGGCGAACTCGGGGACATCATCATCGCTCCGGAGATCGCCCGTGCGGAGTCCCGGGAACAGGATTCGGGGTTCAGCGCATACGTGGCATTCCTGTTTGCGCACGGCCTTTTGCACCTCTTGGGGCACACCCACGAGTCCGAGCGGGCCGAACGAATCATGGAGCATAGTACCGCGCAAATACTGAACACAAAATAG